In the genome of Candoia aspera isolate rCanAsp1 chromosome 4, rCanAsp1.hap2, whole genome shotgun sequence, the window CTCATAGCACAGGATCCCAACGCACCAGAGGTCCACTTTCTCGTTGTGGCCCTTGCCTTCGACCATCTCGGGGGGCAAGTAGTCCAGGGTCCCACACAAGGTCTTCCTCCTGGGGAACAGCATCGGGGGAAAGGAAGGGGACTCAGCAGAAAGTTGCGACTCTGAGACAGCCAGGAGGAGCATCTGCGCTCAATGTCCCACCGCAGCCAGTTTGGATGGCCGGAACCGGACCCAGGGGATAACCCACCTGAGCGAGGGGGCGTGCACGGACCAGCCGAAATCCGCGATCTTCAGCTCGCCCTTCAACCCCATGAGCAGATTCTCGGGCTTGATATCGCGGTGGATCACCTTCTTGTTGTGGCAGTACAGAAGGGCATCGGCCAGCTCTTCCATGTACTGCAGAGACAGGCGAAGGAGGGCTGTGGGAGGCCCCGAGATGCCACCCTCCAACAGAGGCCTAGACCACCGAAACTGCCCACTTGCTGCACTCGGGAGTGAGGGAGACTGGCCCACACCCACAGCCTTGATAGAAACCCCAAGCTTAAAAGGAGTTATTGAGAGAGGTCCCCGGGgcctgcagccaccagcaaacccAGGTGGGATGCGCCAAAAGATGGGGCCTAGAACCACCCAACTCCCCAACCCAAGGGCAGAGGCACCCGGGTCCCCGGTCCTCCAGGGCTGACCGTGGCAGTCCTCCTATCGTCAAAACGCCGGTACTTCTGCAGCTCCTTGTAGAGCTCCCCGCGAGGGGCGTACTCCAGGATCAGAAAGACGCGCTTCTTGTCGTGGAAATAGTTGTACAGGCGCAGGATGTTGGGGTGACTGCCAGAAGGGGGGACACATTAAAATGCAGCCCAGCGGGCAGAAAAAACCGCTTTCGCCAACCCGGCCCCATCTTGCGCTGCAGCAGCCCTGCAGTGTGGGGCTGGGTcaccttccttcctgcctgccttcctgtgcCGGAAGGCAGACTGGCCCACACCCGGCTGCTTTGAAAGCCCCAAACAGCTGCAATCTTGTTCTGTGGTGGATTCGCCCATCACGCCCAGCCACGGCCTGTTCGCTGAACAAGTCGCCAGAGGCTTGGCCCACCCAGAGCCCCGAGTCACAGCCCGACCCTTCGAGAACCAGGTCTGAACCGCAAGGCGCGTCTCCCGCCGTACCTGAGGTGACACTGGATCTCGATCTCCCGCCGCAGCTGGTGCTCCACCCCATCCTTCTCTATGTGGGATTTGAAGAGCACCTTCAGCGCCACAATGAACTTGGAGCCTTTCTCCCGGGCCAGGTAAACGTTGCCAAACTTCCCTTTGCCCAGCGGCCTCCCGATCTCAAAATCGTCAATGGTGAACACTCGCCTCGGCCTGAGGCCCACGTTGCAGAATGGAAGAAAGGCACAGAAAAACCCCACTGAGCCAGGCGAGGCAGAGACGCTGCTGGATCTCCCCCCGCAAGTTCAAGTGCGCATTCCCCTTTTGGAAGCCGCTGGAAAAATACTCACTCCGGGCCCTCCTCCAAGGGCAAAGCAAGAGAAGCGGGTTCAACAGGCACCCTCCCTGGGATAACTAGGGGGGCAGAAGGCAAAACCAGAATATTGCAGCACAAAACAGAACCCAACTCACAGCCCCCAACAGCTTCCAGAAGCCCACTGCCTTCTGCTGTTTGCAGGCCGTCAGCACCGGTTGCTATCAAGAGCATTTGAAGGCCATGATTGCCTCTAGGACGAGACCAACGTTCCCACGGTGTCCAGACCCCCGTCACCCAAGTAAGGCCTTACCTGGATTCTGGACGCAGGCAACTTTCGGGGCATACTTTGCACTGTTAGTGATGGCTCTCTGCACCAGAAGTGAGCTGGAGGAGGTGCTGGATGGAGTGCTGGTATCCTTATACGGAAGGCGGTGCGGGCTGGCAGCCTGGCTGTTGAAGCGGTACTGCAGGAGAGAGACAGATTGGTAaatcagggtttttgtttttgaacgGAAGGCCCACTGTGATGGCTGCACGGAAGATTGGCCAAGAGAAGACACTTGGGCCTCTCTTTCTCTGGCGGAGAAAAGATGCCTGGCTTCTGGGTAGAAGGCGCCCGCGTACTCCTTTTCCCGGCCGCTCCGGCACGGCAGAAACAGGGTACGGAAATAAAGTTATGGGGCGATTGCTCAAGATATCCCGCATAGAAACTAAAGATGGAGACTGGTCTTCTGCATCAAGCTCCTGGTTCTCATCTACAACACTCCGTGGGCACGGAAGAGCTcaagcattatttattttcctatatCAACTACACAAGAGAGCTTCAAATAAGAgtgatgtcatttttttttttaaaaaagagggcacGTCAACCTCATATGGAATTCGGAATTCCCACCCCCACATAATTTCCTGCCGGGAGAGAGCAAAACTTACGGTGGAAAGGCTACTGTAGATACTGCTGAGGTTTTCCTTGTTTGCCATCCTGAATGATGAGGGTGAGTTTTATTCTTCTTCAGTGTCAGAACAGCAATGCCAGATGGAGAACCAACACAGGATGGATATCCAGCACAAAGCCAGAAAGGGCGTTCCAGGTGGCACAGCTTCAGTATCAAGACCCCGAGTATGACCCTGCCATTGGGTAACAGAGACTGGGTCCTAAAACTGATGACTGAATGACAgacaaaataaatagataaacaggtagctcagaaataaatgaaaggaTCAGCGGGGAAAGACTTTGGGGGGGTGGGATTAGCTTTATATCCAAGACAAGGTAAGCTCCCCCACATCCAACAGTGAGCTTTTTATTTCCTGCGAGGCAATCCTCACTCCAGGTGAGAACTTGAATACACCGTACAGATGTCCCCGCAACTGAAGAACACCTACAGAGGTGCAGAAGGCAGAAGGTAAAGAGGTTACCGTAACAGCCCCCTTATAAAATGATGCAAGGGACTGAAAAGATAAACACAGTTGGAAGCCACCAGCTAAAAATGCATGAGCCTTCGTAAAATACCCTAAAGGGTCCTTGCGtgaaaaaaaccttgcaaagGGACTGTTTGGCAAACTCTTGGGGCTGTTCCCATTTTCCCTCGGTAAATAAGCAGAGCAGTTAGCAAAACAGGAAATAATTGGAAAGAGAATATGCTCAGGTGGTGGTGATTTctctatcaaacagtggcatctTATGGGATGCAGGAAGCATCCCCATGCCGGAACAGGGCCTGTATGTGGCCCCGGCCTGGTCAGCGTCTTCCCACAAGCCCCAGGCCAGGACATTGCCCGAATCCACCATTTCTGTCTGACGGTTTAATTGAGGCCATGTTTTTGCTATGGTTTCAACTGATAGCTACTGCTCCCTTTAATCTGCACTAAACCGCCCAAAGTCTAGGGAAAAATTATCAGTACATCTCCAGCGAACCAATGCTCCCCAGCCCTGCAGATGCACCTTCCCTGGCCGGCCGCCCAGCATAGTCGGTggggggtgatgggagttgtagtccagttCATTCGGAGGGCAGCCGGTTGGGGGAAGGCGgttccgggctgcagagaggcCAACGCCCGCAGGCGCCGCTACCCCCAGGGCGAAATCAAAGAACCTTCCCCAACCCGGACGCTCTCGGTACGCGTTGGACTACCACCCCCATAACCCCCGGCGAAGCCGATCGATGCCTGCACCgccagagggcaccaggttgggaaaagccaAGAGGACGAGCGTGCCCTCGCCGGCCCTTCTCCCACGCAGTAACTCGAGGGAAGCAAAcgcggagccgccgccgccgccgccgcccgcccatGCCCGCTTCCCGCGCCTCTTACCGCTTCCCCGGCAGAGGAACCGCCGCCAGGGCCCGCCGGGCTTCTCTTTTCAAATCTCCCTCCCGGAGCCCTATTGGCTCCCGCAACGTTCCAAACGTACGTCGACAAACGCGTCGCCTCATTGGTGACGTGAAGCACCGCCCCTCGCCCTGGCGCGGTGGTCTCTCGGCTTCCTATTGGCTGACTGCTTGAAGCCGGCTAACTCCGCCGCCTCCATTGGGCAACCCTCCCCTCGGGCGTGGCTGCTTGCCTTGTCCCTGACCTAAGGCCCGGCCTCCCTCTCAGAACCGAGAGAGAAAAACGGGCGGGACTTGGACCTGTGCCAGAAGCTACCGGTTGGCCCAATTGTTGAAGAATCCGCACCTCCAATGGCGGTTTCCGCACGTTAGCCAATCAGAATGAAGAAGAAAGCCGCCTCGGGGAACAAGCCGACCATTTGGCTCCATGAGACTCAGGGGACcgcagagcagcgtttctcaacctggtcAGCGTCACGCTCCGCGAACGccgactcccagaactccccagcaaGCGCATACTGCcaggggagttctgggagctggagCCCACGGAACTTACCCTTACCAAGCTCAAGAAAAAATGCTGTAGAGGATACTGTCGAGTAAGCACGAACGGCTTTATGAATACGTCACTAACAAAAGACTTCCCTGACAAGCACACTCACACAACCTAAGCCCGACCCCCCATCCTAAAGCAGTTCCCCCAGTGTCCAGCCTCAGTCTGCTTTTGGAAACACGCATCATGAACGTAGGGACCGTCAGCGAAATCAGAAGGGAGCCGACGGGGCGTTGCTCTTCCCCGCCTGGCGGAGACTCTAATCACGTCTCATGCCTCTCCATTCATCATCTTCTGTTCTCCCGGAGGAGGAACAGGTAAGGATATACCTCACTGACGATGCCGAGCCCTTTTGGCCGCGGCGGCCGCTGTTCGCGGAACAGCCGGTATGGTCACGGTGGCCCCGCAGGCAACCGCCCGCGAGGAGACCTTCCCCGCCGCCGCCGGGCTTCACTCCTCCCCTCGCCCGGCTCCCTCCTCCCTCGGTTGCCGTCAAAACCTCTTCCACTCGCGGCGCCGTCTCATTTCCCAGGGACCCTTGCGCCGCCCAATCTGCATAAACGTGACGTCTCGCTCGAGAGAAGGACAACCCGGCGGCCCCGCCCCTGGCGTCCTTTCTCCGCTCCCGTCGTTGTCCGGGTGTCCCGGAAAAGGGGCCAAAGAGCACCACGACGACCCGGGAAGGCGCAACCGGAAGTGCAAGAACAGGGGTGGGGGCTGACTCGGGGTCACCGGGAGATGCCAAGCAGCCGGCTGGGTGTGGCTAACACCAATAAAATACCAATAAAAAGATGCCCAGCCCCGCAGGATGGCTTATTAAATACAGTAAGCACATCACACGAGAATAAAATGCAAAGCAATCCTCTTTTTTAACGGCCGAAGCCTGTAATACATAAAAGAATCTTTATTGCCGCAGGGAAAAAAGGCAGCAGGGTCACCTGTGGATTTCTTTGGCCAAACGAAGGAGCGAAGTGCCTTTCATCACCTGCTTAATCCTTGCATCGTGCCTGACTCCAGGCACTTGTTTGCATAGTTTTGAAGGCGCCGAGAGGCTGGAACGATCACACGCCTGCGGATGCGGGTTCCAGACGCCGAAGCCCTAGGACAAAGGGTGGCTTGGCCCAACAGCACCCAGCCTCCATCTCGGATCTAAAGGGGCCGAT includes:
- the AURKB gene encoding aurora kinase B, with product MLWPESRCSSSCSNSGTAACTGGSLRFAALAAHCSASICLSFFVFERWETVTYWYIMGFCRNSPSSFRMANKENLSSIYSSLSTYRFNSQAASPHRLPYKDTSTPSSTSSSSLLVQRAITNSAKYAPKVACVQNPVIPGRVPVEPASLALPLEEGPEPRRVFTIDDFEIGRPLGKGKFGNVYLAREKGSKFIVALKVLFKSHIEKDGVEHQLRREIEIQCHLSHPNILRLYNYFHDKKRVFLILEYAPRGELYKELQKYRRFDDRRTATYMEELADALLYCHNKKVIHRDIKPENLLMGLKGELKIADFGWSVHAPSLRRKTLCGTLDYLPPEMVEGKGHNEKVDLWCVGILCYEFLVGSPPFESASHTETYQRIISVDLKFPPFVAEGARDLISKLLRHNPAERLPLQAVMEHPWVKANSKRVLPPVFNPLPMNQHGKEKLDTS